aaaatccactgagGGCTGTTAAATGGGAAGATACCACCTCTGGGGCAGGCAGCCTCTGAGCAAGGACAGCCGTGCACGTGCCTTGTTCCTGTACGCTCCCGGCTTTCCGCTGTTTCAGACCCGTGCTGGGCTACCCTGCGTTTCGGGGCAGGCACTGAAACCCCGCAGACCCCTGTGCTGTGGGACCGTGCGGCCCTTCAGGTCTGGGTGAGTGGGTGTTGAATGTCCAGTGCTTGATCCTGCCGTGCTCCAAGCTCGAGAAGTGGGCCCGTGTGACCCTcacgaggttcaacaaggccaagggcaaggtcctgtgcctgggccagggcagcccccggTATCCATAcgggctgggggatgaagggatggagaacagccctgcggagaaggacttgggggtgctgggggatgaaaagctggacatgagccggcaatgtgcgctcgcagcccagaaagccaaccccatcctgggctgcatccccagcagcgtggccgcaggccgagggaggggattctgcccctctgctccgctccgctgagacccccccggggcactgcctccagctctgggccctcagcaccgcgcagccatggagctgttggagcgggcccAGGGGAGGCCACGAAGATGCTcggggggctggagcagctctgctgtgaggccaggctgggagagctgggggtgttcagcccggggaagagaaggctgcggggagaccttagtgcggccttccAGTGCTGAAAGGTGgcttaaaagaaagatggggacaggctttttagcagggcctgtagcaataggatAAGGGGTAATAATTTcaaactaaaagaggggagattcagCCTAGATATAGGGAAGCaattttttacgctgagggtggtgaggcactggcacaggttgcccagagaggcggtggaggccccatccctggaaacatcccaggccaggttggatggggctgtgagcacccttgatctggttgaagatgtccctgcccatggcaggggggttggactggacgaccttgaaaggtcccttccaacccaaagcgttctgtgattctctgatcCCTGGAGCAGGGCCCGTGGGTTTCATTGCACACAGGCGAGCAAAGGAGCTGTGACTGTAGGGAAGGGTAGGACCTGGTGGCTGTCACAGCAGTGGGGACGGCAGGGATGGCGCAGGCTGGCATTCCCCGTGTTGGGTCAGTGGGCAAGGAGGGGGACGCATGATGCGCGCATGGGCCAAACCCCTTGAgccctcttccttctcttccagtGAGAGTGCTTCCAACCTCAAAGCCTTGTTTGACTTTGTCCGGACATCCCTGACTCCCGCCGGCAGCGACTCCTGGAAGGGCCCTGTGCTGCTAGTGGACGACCTCAGCGTCCTGCTCAGCCTGGGTGCCACGCCGGTGGCCGTGCTGGACTTCATCCACTACTGCAGAGTCGCGGTGTGCTCCCAGCTGAAGGTACGGCTCCCTCCGCATGCAGCATCCCGTACCCTACGTGTACAAAAAAGCCTCTGGAGCAAAGcttggctttcttttctttttccacctgtGCATGATGAGGTTTTTGGAAGGCTTTGGCTGTTTGAGAAATTCAAATCGTTGCTCTGGGGCCACTCTCAGGGAGTCGTGTTAGTCCCCGGAGTACCTGTGCAGGGTCCTTTGCAACTGATTTCCCAGGAGGTGCTGCCCAGAGAAGGGCTCTCTCTGTCCCTGAGGTGCGAGCAGAGCTTCGaggtgtaaaatattttttcttagagCTCCTGGCTCGCCAGAGATCTCCACTCACGCCCATGTTTGTGTGCgtgtgggagggcagggaaggaaacgGGTTATGAAGGTAGTGAGGGGCTGATGAGTCTCGCGGGGGGCAGAGATGAAGGTCTGCTTGGAGGGGACGCGAGTCTCTGCTCCCACCAATCTCCGGTGTTGCTGTGCGTTGTAGCGGCTGCTTTCTAAGGGCATGTGAGGATGTGGCACTTCGACAAAGACCTCCCCAGCGATGCGCTAACTTCTGAGAGCATCCCAGCCAAAAATCGTTACAGTCACATCCATCCTTTGCTATTTACATTGCAGCGTCCCCCACCCTGGccacttctctctctgcttGAGCGAGAAATAAAGCAGCTGGCATCAGGTTTTGTTACCCTGCACTTCGTATGGTGCCAGGGTGTTTGTGCTGTAAATGCTGACAGGGGATGTTCTGCTGGCTGAGAATATTTACCTCCAAAACAACTAAAAAAGATGATAAATCATGCTGACATGTTTCTATTTCTAAGATGTTCTGAAGCTTTAAAGTAGATTTTAATTGATTGGAAATTTCACGTTATTTTAAGTCCTTGGTGACCTGCATGGGATGAGGCAGAAACTCTTGggatatatttttaatagagcTGGTTGGGGAGCTCTTTGCTTCTTGAGGGAGCTGTGGAGGTCTGAGCATCACAGCTCTGGCTGCGGCTGTTTGGCCACGTTTTTATGTAGCTGTTCTGAATTCATTCGGGGAGTTGCCATTTGTGTGGCCTGACAGACTGGTTTAACTAAACAGCTGTCTTGTAACAAAGGCTTGgtgtattttcatagaatcacagaatcatggaatcgtttaggttggaaaagacctttaagatcatccagtccaaccattaacctaacactgccaagtccacactaaaccaatcaagggtagactaaaccatgtcccaaagtgccacatctgcccgttttttgaatgcttccagggatggggactcccccacctctctgggcagcctgttccaatgcttgactaccctttccatgaagaaatttttcctaatatccaatctaaacctccccagcacagcttgagcctatttcctctcatcctaagCCCATAGGCCGCGTAAGTGTGTGTGGGTAtgtatatacaatatatatacAGCAGGCTGGTTCAGAGATGTATATACGTatctgctgtttattttcccaGTGGACTTGAGCTCAGGACCAGCCGCCGTGCTGGGCATGCCTAAGTAGCTTAGTTAGCAGGGCATTTGCGCAAGCTCCCGTTGCTCTCTCCCCTTCTGTACCCTGAGCGGATTAGGAATCAGCCAGGGGCTCATTGCTTCCCTGCGGCTCTCGTTGCAGGGAAACATCGTGGTGCTGGTTCACAGCAACGAGGATTCAGACGACGAGGAAAATGAACTGGTTGTGAACTCCCTGTGTCATCACAGCGACCTGATTCTGTGGGTAGAGGGGCTGGCGACCGGCTTCTGCAAGGATGTTCACGGGCAGGTAATGCACGGGGAGAGGTGGCACACGTTAACATCACGTACGATGCTGCCCGCGAGCCCACGGGTGGGCGAGACACGCTCCATCGGCCCCGTGGGAGATGGCCTGGGACTAGCCTGGTCTGCAGCGTGGTTACGGCCGAACGAGCAGCCTTGCTGCGGTCACCAGGATCTGCTGGAGCACCCGAGCTCTTGCGGCTGTGCCTCCGCTTCCACGGGGATACTCAGGGACATCCTAGCAGCCCTGGAAGCTTGGAAAGGGTTTGTACAGCAGCTACAGTGCTGCTGTCTCCCACCCCAAGATgatggcaaagaaaaatatctagTTCCTGAGAAACTTCCCCAAACTATCCTGTCGCTGGATCTCAGCCTGGCTTGCAGTGATCTCTTCTGGGCtgggagggcagctggggccTGGCTACTGCGTGGT
This sequence is a window from Pelecanus crispus isolate bPelCri1 chromosome 2, bPelCri1.pri, whole genome shotgun sequence. Protein-coding genes within it:
- the ELP6 gene encoding elongator complex protein 6 isoform X4, which produces MAASWCTISSPSTSEGVSLTAAKERGQLVFLEGLKSCLDLLFGEEEEQSGQPSPLQFISESASNLKALFDFVRTSLTPAGSDSWKGPVLLVDDLSVLLSLGATPVAVLDFIHYCRVAVCSQLKGNIVVLVHSNEDSDDEENELVVNSLCHHSDLILWVEGLATGFCKDVHGQIKIIRRVSLELTAEQDVIQIYQYKIQDKNVTFFARGLSAAVL